The proteins below come from a single Acinonyx jubatus isolate Ajub_Pintada_27869175 chromosome A1, VMU_Ajub_asm_v1.0, whole genome shotgun sequence genomic window:
- the GPR12 gene encoding G-protein coupled receptor 12 — translation MNEDLKVNLSGLPRDYLDAGAAENVSAAVSSQVPVVEPEPELVVNPWDIVLCTSGTLISCENAIVVLIIFHNPSLRAPMFLLIGSLALADLLAGVGLIVNFVFAYLLQSEATKLVTIGLIVASFSASVCSLLAITVDRYLSLYYALTYHSERTVTFTYVMLVMLWGASICLGLLPVLGWNCLRDESTCSVVRPLTKNNAAILSVSFLFTFALMLQLYIQICKIVMRHAHQIALQHHFLATSHYVTTRKGVSTLAIILGTFAACWMPFTLYSLIADYTYPSMYTYATLLPATYNSIINPVIYAFRNQEIQKALCLICCGCIPSSLSQRARSPSDV, via the coding sequence AACGTCTCGGCTGCCGTCTCCTCCCAGGTTCCTGTTGTCGAGCCGGAGCCAGAGCTGGTTGTCAACCCTTGGGACATTGTCTTGTGTACCTCAGGAACCCTCATCTCCTGTGAAAATGCCATTGTGGTCCTTATCATCTTCCATAACCCCAGCCTGCGAGCACCCATGTTCCTGCTCATAGGCAGCCTGGCTCTGGCAGACTTACTGGCCGGCGTGGGACTCATCGTCAATTTTGTTTTTGCCTACCTGCTTCAGTCAGAAGCCACCAAGCTGGTCACAATCGGGCTCATTGtcgcctctttctctgcctctgtctgcagCTTGCTGGCTATCACTGTTGACCGCTACCTTTCCCTGTATTACGCGCTGACGTACCACTCGGAGAGGACGGTCACGTTCACCTATGTCATGCTCGTCATGCTCTGGGGGGCCTCCATCTGCCTGGGACTGCTGCCCGTCCTGGGCTGGAACTGCCTCCGAGACGAGTCCACCTGCAGCGTGGTCAGACCTCTCACCAAGAACAACGCGGCCATCCTCTCCGTCTCCTTCCTCTTCACGTTTGCGCTCATGCTTCAGCTCTACATCCAGATCTGCAAGATCGTGATGCGGCACGCCCATCAGATCGCCCTGCAGCATCACTTCCTGGCCACCTCCCACTACGTGACCACCCGGAAAGGCGTCTCCACCCTGGCCATCATTCTGGGGACCTTTGCTGCTTGCTGGATGCCTTTCACGCTCTACTCCTTGATCGCTGATTACACCTACCCCTCCATGTACACCTATGCCACCCTCCTGCCGGCCACCTACAACTCCATCATCAACCCTGTCATATATGCTTTCAGAAACCAAGAGATCCAGAAAGCCCTCTGTCTCATTTGCTGCGGCTGCATCCCGTCCAGTCTCTCCCAGAGAGCGCGGTCCCCCAGCGACGTGTAG